A segment of the Eubalaena glacialis isolate mEubGla1 chromosome 14, mEubGla1.1.hap2.+ XY, whole genome shotgun sequence genome:
ACCCCAGGTCTCTCCTGTGGGGCTGgcttccaatgaaggggacatcCCATAAGCAATTTGGGGAGGGTGGGTGGCTTACTTGCCCACCAGAAACAGCCCTGCTCCCAACTCCCTGAGTTCTCCTcggcctctccctgccctcctagAATCGGTCTGAAAGGGCTGGAGTCCTGAGAAGGGCTGTGTTTGGGGGACTGTGCTAGCTCTATCTGCTAAGACATACACAGGAGCCTTTGATCTCATTAAAGAGATGTGAACCAGCTGCTTGTGGATTTGGGTGGACTAGTGCTCAACTTACTGCATTGCACTTGATTGGAGGGGACAGTCAATGGCCACTTTTTCCACCTACTCTGAAGGACAGCAGGCAGCCCTAAGGCCTGGACTGAGCTAAGACCTCTTAGCGAGGCAAAGTTGGCAAAAGCAATAGAGTTTGGCAtggttttcccatttatttagaaaaatagacTCTGAATTCACATTCACTCGAGGGCTATGTGGGATGTCAGTAAGGAGACACCTGAGATGAGCTGAGGAGGGTTTGAAGCACTGGTACctgagggctgggggcagaagtGAGAGACCTTGTCCCTCAGCTCCAGAGTGGCCTAAGAGGCCTGGCTCCCCTCCCATGTTCCCCCTTCAGTAGTCTTCAGCCATGGCCAGTAGGACAAGGCTGGTCCAGCCCTGGAAAGGGCGGCAGCCCTTGCCTCGCCCATCCTGGTCACTGTATTGCTCCCACAGGAAGCCCGTGGCCTGGTACTGCCGCCTCACATTGCCCACCAGATTGGTACGGAGCTCTCTGTGGAGCTTGGCAGCACGGGCCTGGTAGGGACCCTCCAGATGCCCATAGTAGTGAAGAGCCCCCAATGCCAGGTAGTTGACATTGAGCCACACAGCACCTCGCCAGTAGGGAGGATCATGCTCTGAATTGCGCTGGCTGTAAAAGGGGCTGGTTGCTGCAAGGGAGCGCAAACCAAAGGGGCTCCAGAGCTGGCGGCTATCAGCTAGAACATCCAGCAGGGGTCCAAGGCGGGATGAGTTGGGGTCCAGCAGCCTCAGCAGGAAGGGGAAAAGACTGACATAGCCCAAGGCATCCACATATTGTAAGCGAGGGCTGGGCCGGCCCACCACTCGCACCAGCCCCTGAGGGGGTCTAGGCTTCAGCTGCACTGCTTTTGTGTGATTCCCAAAGTCTGCAAAGACTCCTAGCTCTGGGGCCCAATGCAGCTCATCCAGGCTCTCCTCTGCTTCCAGGGAGGCAGCCAGTGGGCCCAGCTCTGCAGCTGCCTCAGCCTCTCCCAGCTGCTCCGCTAGCTGCATCAGCACACGGGCACCCAGTGCCACCCAGCACCGCAGGTCCAGGTGCCGCTCAGTGGGTGAAGGGTGTGAAGCCCGGGGATAGTCATCCAACCCTGAAGGCAGCGTCTTGGGGTTCAGTAGGGTTGGCAAGGCTGGGTCCCGGCCCCGCCAGCGATAAGATAGTGGCACTGGCCCTGCCTGGCTCTGATGAAGCCAGGAGAACCAGGCACGCAGGCGGGGGAAGGCCCTGCGGAGGAAGGCATAGTCAGCAGGGTCACCACCCTCTAGCATGTGGGCTACAGGCAAAAGCAGAGTTGGGGGGTTGGCGTGGGCTGTCCGTTGCACCAGGAACTCTGAGGGCACCCGAGCTCGGGCCTCATCCCCCAGCACCTGCTCCCGCCCAATCCAGCCGTCAGCATTTAGCAGCCCCAGCCAGTGGCCTACGGCCTCCCGGGTGAGCCGGGGATCCCACCGTTGGATCACCAGCTGGTGAAAGCCCTCGTCCCACAGGAAACCTCGAGGGAAGAATGACCGGGAGGGCACTGCTGTGAAAAGAGGAACAGGTGGAAAGAGGACTGGGTCCACCTTCTGCTTAGACCCCTCAACCTCCATGTCTGGCAACACCAGACCCTGTCCATAGAAGTAGCCAATACCACCAAGAAGACCACTGAGGGCAACCTGACCCAAAGCCTGCTCCTCAGGGCTCAGGCCCTTCTCCTTCAGCCGGAAGGTCTTCTCAAAGCGCTCTCTAAAGGCTTCAGCATGGCTTTCCAGGGCCTGGGTCAGCAGGCTGCCTGCCAGCTGCTCTAGGGCTTGGCTTCCTCCTGCCTGGGCACTGCCTGATTCAAACACCAACTCCACAGAAAAGGGGACTTTCAGTGTCACCTGTTGTATCAAAAACTGCCCTTGTCCCTGTCCTTGCCCACTTGGGCCTCTGTCCTCCCACTTCAGAGATCCTGGCAagccgaggtagcgttcaggggaaGCCCCTGGGGGCCGATGCTGAAACCAGTTATTTAGGCGGCTCTTCACCATCTCTGTCAGCAAGGGAAGTCCTGGGTTGGAGGACCAGAAGACATTGTAGCttgaaaggaaaaagataaacagGAAATATTACTCAGGAGGAAGTGGTGGGGATTATAAAGCAAAAACATGAGGTGATCAGGAGTCAGGATGGGAGAGTCTTggcaatgcagggaacatggagCCTGGTGAGAAGGGAAATACCTGGTGAAAAGAGGGTAGAATGGGGGAGATGGAAATCAGGCTAAGTCAGCATCCATACCACCACCCCACACTCTCTTCCCCCAGTTACCTGCCATACTTGGGGGCTGTATCTCCTGGACTGGTTGGTGGCATAAGTGTAAAGCGGAAGTCACCAAGTTCACTGGTGTGTCCACTGATGAACTTCAACTGCCCCTTAGCCCCAACCTCTGGCACTAGGACTTCTTTGCCATCTGTTACCACATAGAAGAACAAGGACACCAAAGGGAGAGCAGAGGTACTTGAGGCCTGGGAGACCAATGAGGACATAAAAACACAGCATTAGGTTAGCAGTCTCTCCCCTGAGAATCAGCCTTAGGGAAAGGGACACCAGGTGAGAGCAACATAGTAAACAACATACATCTAGCAGTGTTGAGGGTCACTGAAAGTAAGCACCAGTGGGATGAGATAAAGAGCTCTGCACAGGGTTCTCTGGGAAATAATAGTACTTTTGTCCCATGTACTATGCTAAGAACTCTacatattatttcctttaattcttaCCATTCTGTGAGTTACgtactatttttatttccattttacagacaagaaaaccaaggcttagagaTAGTAAAAAGAGATGGTCATACAGGCAAGTGTTTAAGGCAGGCAGCAGATTCGAACCAGGCAGCCAGGCTCAGAGCCCCTGCTATTAACCCCCACTTTATCCTGCATTTGCACGCAGCAAAGGAATGGTGGAGGAAGtctgggctgggggaagggtgtCCTGAGGGCCCTGACCTGAGGCTCTACAGTCACTCTCCAGCTCCAGTTCCCTCCGTGTTGACCCCCAGGCCTCTTGACGAACTCAGTGGTGAGCCTTAAGGCCCCATCCTGGATGTGTTGCCGCCCGAAAGAGAGACCGTCGTGGAACTCCCAGCCATAGGGACCCACGCCGTCCCCCTGCTCACACGTGTGCCTGAGCTTAGGGGTCCCCGGGGTGGTGCCTTGCTGCGCCCACATCAGTCCTGGGGGTAGAATGGCCAGGTAAGTCAAAGAGAGAGCAGGGGACCTGTCCCTCTGGGTCGCCGAGAACTTCAGGGTCATCCCTCTTAATAACTCTCCTGATCCACTCCTCACCACCCTTGATCTGGCGCGAAGCTGGGGCGCCCAGATTAAGTGCCCGCCTGCCTGCCCGCCCCGGGTCCAGGTTACCGGTGAGGAGGGGCTGCGGACTGCGGGTCTTCATGCCGAAGTAAACGTGAGGGCGGTAGGTGCCCCAGAAGAGGTCCGGGGCCACGGCGGGGCTGGAAGAGTCGGGAGGCAGCGCCGGGGGCGCGGAGTGCAGCGTGACAGCCCGCCGCGCACGGTGCCATGCCAGCAGCCAGCATCCCGACAGGCCCAGGGCCAGAGACAGGACCACGACGGCCAGAGCCGCTCCCGCAGCCGCGCCCCGGGCCCTGCCGCCCCGGCCTTCCCGTCGCGCGGGGCCGCCCCGAGCCGCCCTCTCAGCGGTCCGCGCTCCGTCTGCCGGCGCCCCGCGGCGCCGCCGCTCGCCCCGAGCCATCCTTGCACGGAAATGGGCGTCGCGGGGACCCGGAGAGATGGCAACAGAGCCCGGGTCCCGGCTCGCCTCCCAGGCTCGCGCGCAGCGCCTGTAACACCACTGATGTGTCAGCCGCACCCACCGGCCCTTGCCTCCCCCTCCGCTTCCGCCGGAAGTCCCGCCCCGCCACGTCAGGTTAAGCCCCACAGCATCACAGCGCGGCGTGGCGTAGGGCTGGTCCCTGGGGTCGGCCCTCTGGGCCGCGTCCACTGGATCGGCGTTTATTTGGCGTTCTCACGCAGTTGACAGGCTAGTAGGAAAAACCAATCtcacatttgtctttttttttcttttaataactacTGTATATTAAGAGCATGAGACGCTGTCCTAAGTGTTTTACATTTACCCGCTCCCCATATCGCCCCAATCAGGTGCCTGAAAACCGTGGCCTAGAAAGTTCAAGTAACTTGGCCCTGGCTACAGAGCCGGGAAGCGGCTATCTTGGAACCCAGGTGTATCTGAATCATATTGTCCACACCTATGCCTTCTTTACTAGTGAAATGGAGTGGATCCAAGAGGATCTGTGATTTTAGATGTCATACCTCCACTCAGTCTAGGATTCCTTATCTAGATAAACCCTACAAGGACCATAATGGTGGtggctgtactttttttttttccttttctacaaCCCAGGAAGCAAAGGCGCTTAGGGGAAAGATTGCTTATGTCCAGGTCAGGGAAGGCTGTAGGAAAGAGGTAGCACCTGCACCTGATGTTGTCCTAGAAGAGCCAAGATTACATTTGATGATGGTTCAGAAATGCAACTTAGATTCATAGTTACTTCTCTCCAACAGCTCAGCATAAAAGGTGTTTTCATAAAGTACAAATCTCTATCATCCTCTAAAAAAACCCTACTCCACACCCTTATGCTATTCTAGCTATTATCACACCTCCCATCCAAACTCTAATTATATAAAACTACTACTTTATGCTGCACACCCACTTCTTCTTTCACTATAATCTGACTTCTGGCCCCACCCTCCACTGGTAGACTTTTTACTCATTTAACAATCACCTTCTGACCAAACCCAATGGTCAGTCCTTTCTTGCTACCATTGCACCTGGTCCACACCTATTCAATATATTGTAGCACTTAGTACACACACCTGAGTTTCaccattcatctttgtatctcagTACTAATCAGTTGAAGTCACAAGGTTGATGCTAAATGTTGGTAAATTCAACAAAAGTTTATTGCACACTCTGTATCAGGCAATATGCAAGGTGCGGGGGACACAGAGAAAACAGCCCCAACCTCAAGTTCACAATCTATAAGCACAGTGCCAGTACTCAATCCGTGTTTACAGCAGTGTTTGAACCATCCctgtttttacagatgagagtaGTTAATCTGGCCAAGGATAATAGCCAGTTAACCATGGACCTGGAGGACTCAAATCTAGGTTGTATCCTTTCGTCACTAAAGAGGCCTATAACATACGGCCTCTTAGATACTATGCTATGCTCACCCAATATTATAGGCAGTTTACAGGTAtcaatttattgattgattgatctttggctgcactgcatgcagggatcttagttctctgaccaggtattgaacccgtgccccctgcagtggaagagtagagtcttaaccactggaccaccagggaagtcccagatatcGATT
Coding sequences within it:
- the MOGS gene encoding mannosyl-oligosaccharide glucosidase, whose protein sequence is MARGERRRRGAPADGARTAERAARGGPARREGRGGRARGAAAGAALAVVVLSLALGLSGCWLLAWHRARRAVTLHSAPPALPPDSSSPAVAPDLFWGTYRPHVYFGMKTRSPQPLLTGLMWAQQGTTPGTPKLRHTCEQGDGVGPYGWEFHDGLSFGRQHIQDGALRLTTEFVKRPGGQHGGNWSWRVTVEPQASSTSALPLVSLFFYVVTDGKEVLVPEVGAKGQLKFISGHTSELGDFRFTLMPPTSPGDTAPKYGSYNVFWSSNPGLPLLTEMVKSRLNNWFQHRPPGASPERYLGLPGSLKWEDRGPSGQGQGQGQFLIQQVTLKVPFSVELVFESGSAQAGGSQALEQLAGSLLTQALESHAEAFRERFEKTFRLKEKGLSPEEQALGQVALSGLLGGIGYFYGQGLVLPDMEVEGSKQKVDPVLFPPVPLFTAVPSRSFFPRGFLWDEGFHQLVIQRWDPRLTREAVGHWLGLLNADGWIGREQVLGDEARARVPSEFLVQRTAHANPPTLLLPVAHMLEGGDPADYAFLRRAFPRLRAWFSWLHQSQAGPVPLSYRWRGRDPALPTLLNPKTLPSGLDDYPRASHPSPTERHLDLRCWVALGARVLMQLAEQLGEAEAAAELGPLAASLEAEESLDELHWAPELGVFADFGNHTKAVQLKPRPPQGLVRVVGRPSPRLQYVDALGYVSLFPFLLRLLDPNSSRLGPLLDVLADSRQLWSPFGLRSLAATSPFYSQRNSEHDPPYWRGAVWLNVNYLALGALHYYGHLEGPYQARAAKLHRELRTNLVGNVRRQYQATGFLWEQYSDQDGRGKGCRPFQGWTSLVLLAMAEDY